The following is a genomic window from Pseudomonas lurida.
CTCGGAACTGGCTTACAAAGCCGTGTTCCGATGGCGCTGTGACAGCGTCCAGCTAGAGTGAACGCAAGCCGTAAACGGCTCGCCAAGAATTTTTAAAAAATACGCCGCAGGAGAGATTCGCAATGGCTCAGCAGGGCAGTGGTTATCAGGCTCGCTATAAACGCATTCTACTCAAGCTCAGCGGCGAGGCCCTGATGGGCTCGGAAGAGTTCGGGATCGATCCCAAGGTACTCGACCGCATGGCGCTTGAAGTCGGCCAACTGGTCGGTATCGGCGTGCAGGTCGGCCTGGTGATCGGCGGCGGCAACCTGTTCCGCGGCGCAGCACTGAGTGCGGCCGGCATGGATCGGGTCACCGGCGACCACATGGGCATGCTGGCCACTGTGATGAACGCCTTGGCCATGCGCGACGCCCTGGAGCGTGCCAATATCTCGGCTATCGTGATGTCGGCTATTTCCATGGTCGGCGTGACCGATCACTATGATCGTCGCAAAGCCATGCGCCACCTGAACGCCAAGGAAGTGGTGATCTTCGCCGCTGGCACCGGTAACCCGTTCTTCACCACCGACTCGGCAGCGTGCCTGCGCGCCATCGAGATCGATGCGGACGTGGTGCTCAAGGCTACCAAGGTTGACGGCGTATACACCGCAGACCCATTCAAAGACCCGCATGCCGAGAAGTTCGATCATCTGACTTACGATGAAGTGCTGGATCGCAAGCTGGGCGTGATGGACCTGACGGCTATCTGCTTGTGCCGCGACCACAAGATGCCGCTGCGCGTATTTAACATGAACAAGCCCGGCGCCCTGCTGAACATCGTACACGGCGGCGCAGAAGGGACTCTGATCGAGGAAGGCCAACAATGATCAACGAAATCAAGAAAGACGCCCAAGCGCGTATGCAAAAATCCCTGGAGTCTCTGAGCCACGCATTCGGCCAGATTCGTACCGGCAAGGCGCACCCAAGCATCCTGGGCAGCGTAATGGTGCCTTACTACGGTTCCGACACCCCGCTGAGCAGCGTGGCCAACGTCACCGTCAAGGACTCGCGCACCCTGCAGGTCGTGGCTTTCGAGCGCAACATGCTGGCTGCCGTCGACAAGGCTATCCAGAGTGCCGGCCTGAACCTCAACCCGACCAATCTGGGTGAGTTGCTGCTGATCTCCATGCCAGCCCTTACCGAAGAAACCCGCAAGGGCTTCACCAAGCAGGCGCGCAGCGCTGCCGAAGACGCCCGTGTTGCCGTGCGCAACATCCGTCGCGATGCCCTAGGTGACCTGAAGAAGCTGGTCAAGGACAAGGAAATCAGCGAAGACGAAGAGCGTCGTGCCACCGCCGATATCGACAAGTTGACCAAGGATGCCGAGGCCCAGATCACCAAGGCCACGGAAGAAAAAGAAAAGGACCTGATGGCCGTATAAGGGGTCAGGACGCCTTCATGGAAAAGACCAAGCAGACTGTACCCTCTGTGGTGCCGCGCCATGTCGCGATCATCATGGATGGGAATAATCGCTGGGCGAAGAAGCGCTTTATGCCGGGCGTTGCCGGGCATAAAGCGGGTGTCGACGCGGTACGGGCTGTGATCGAGGTGTGTGCCGAGGCCAAGGTCGAAGTATTGACCCTGTTCGCCTTCTCCAGTGAGAACTGGCAGCGGCCTGCCGAAGAAGTCAGTGCCCTGATGGATCTGTTCTTCAAGGCCCTGCGTCGTGAGGCCAAGCGCCTCAACGACAACAACATCAGCCTGCGCATCATTGGCGATCGCTCACGCTTCCATCCGGAGCTGCAAGCCGCCATGCGCGAAGCCGAAGCCATTACCGCCGGCGCCAACCGTTTTGTACTGCAGATCGCAGCCAACTACGGTGGCCAGTGGGA
Proteins encoded in this region:
- the pyrH gene encoding UMP kinase, translated to MAQQGSGYQARYKRILLKLSGEALMGSEEFGIDPKVLDRMALEVGQLVGIGVQVGLVIGGGNLFRGAALSAAGMDRVTGDHMGMLATVMNALAMRDALERANISAIVMSAISMVGVTDHYDRRKAMRHLNAKEVVIFAAGTGNPFFTTDSAACLRAIEIDADVVLKATKVDGVYTADPFKDPHAEKFDHLTYDEVLDRKLGVMDLTAICLCRDHKMPLRVFNMNKPGALLNIVHGGAEGTLIEEGQQ
- the frr gene encoding ribosome recycling factor yields the protein MINEIKKDAQARMQKSLESLSHAFGQIRTGKAHPSILGSVMVPYYGSDTPLSSVANVTVKDSRTLQVVAFERNMLAAVDKAIQSAGLNLNPTNLGELLLISMPALTEETRKGFTKQARSAAEDARVAVRNIRRDALGDLKKLVKDKEISEDEERRATADIDKLTKDAEAQITKATEEKEKDLMAV
- the uppS gene encoding polyprenyl diphosphate synthase → MEKTKQTVPSVVPRHVAIIMDGNNRWAKKRFMPGVAGHKAGVDAVRAVIEVCAEAKVEVLTLFAFSSENWQRPAEEVSALMDLFFKALRREAKRLNDNNISLRIIGDRSRFHPELQAAMREAEAITAGANRFVLQIAANYGGQWDIAQAAQRLAREVQAGHLRPDDITPELLQTCLVTGDLPLPDLCIRTGGEHRISNFLLWQLAYTELYFSDLFWPDFKHDAMRNALADFASRQRRFGKTSEQIEAGARV